In a single window of the Pseudogemmatithrix spongiicola genome:
- a CDS encoding BamA/OMP85 family outer membrane protein: MRLPRALASLTALLALLGPAAVAAQETRCDRGDVEVATLGFQGNTAFPDAQLEAGIVTTPSSRLRRLTRVLGARRCLDPEELPLDVVRLRLWYRNHGFLDATVDTVVSNVAPRRVDVRFLIVEGEPVIIDTLVIAGLDDVPERAGILRRLPTVEGGWFDRYATAATRDTLTRRLRDNGYPDAETFLGYDLRRGERRATVTLSVITGPRRRIGRVDITHQGRDGAAPDVGPRAVRRLAGIEEGDLYRERLLERAKRTLYQSEAFAQVTVEPGDALGDSLIAVNVDLREGYLRAARLGGGWGSLDCFRMTADVTEYNLLRSATRLEMRSRVSKIGIGEPLAGASSLCPQAQNDIYSRDLNYYVGATLSQPAVLRASFVPTLTLYSERRSEYNAYLRTTPVGGSLNLARAIGRRSASLGYTVEYGRTEAQPALFCAVFNACEDRDRAALERPLRLAVLSGGSSYERTNDPIDPSNGVMGRFELRYASDVVGAESDIDFARVTLDGAWFKSLGADVTFAMRLRLGTVFGSDFSLSRTATFVPPQERLYAGGPNSVRGFRQNELGPQVYIPTSYDTVGTDGLPRASVAPGDTVFLRANSAEVNQRAVPTGGNTSIVGNFELRIVSPFLPSLIKWTLFTDVGELWNRGVGVRGLGFKQLKWTPGAGISIRTPIGFLRADLAYNQYARPGGAAYFDAPVAAGGALYCVSPTNRLPATLQGVVLVQASGSCPGSYVPRAQRDFFGRWTPSIAIGQAF, encoded by the coding sequence GTGCGGCTGCCGCGAGCGCTGGCGTCGCTGACGGCGCTGCTGGCCCTCCTCGGGCCGGCAGCGGTCGCCGCGCAGGAGACCCGCTGCGACCGCGGCGACGTCGAGGTAGCCACGCTCGGCTTCCAGGGCAACACGGCGTTCCCCGACGCGCAGCTCGAGGCGGGGATCGTCACCACGCCGAGCTCGCGGCTGCGGCGGCTGACGCGCGTGCTCGGCGCACGCCGCTGCCTCGACCCGGAAGAGCTGCCGCTCGACGTCGTCCGTCTGCGGCTGTGGTACCGCAACCACGGCTTTCTCGACGCCACGGTCGACACCGTCGTCAGCAACGTCGCGCCGCGCCGCGTGGATGTGCGCTTCCTCATCGTCGAGGGCGAGCCGGTCATCATCGACACGTTGGTGATCGCCGGGCTCGACGACGTGCCGGAGCGCGCTGGCATCCTGCGGCGCCTGCCGACGGTCGAGGGCGGGTGGTTCGACCGCTACGCGACGGCCGCCACGCGCGACACCCTCACGCGCCGCCTGCGCGACAACGGATATCCCGACGCCGAGACGTTCCTCGGGTACGACCTGCGACGCGGCGAGCGCCGCGCCACGGTCACGCTCAGCGTGATCACCGGTCCGCGCCGCCGCATCGGGCGCGTCGACATCACGCACCAGGGCCGCGATGGCGCGGCGCCCGATGTCGGGCCCAGGGCCGTGCGACGCCTCGCCGGCATCGAAGAGGGCGACCTCTACCGCGAGCGGCTGCTCGAGCGCGCCAAGCGCACGCTCTACCAGAGCGAGGCCTTCGCGCAGGTGACCGTCGAGCCGGGCGATGCGCTCGGGGACTCGCTGATCGCCGTGAACGTGGACCTGCGGGAGGGCTACCTCCGCGCGGCGCGCCTGGGCGGCGGCTGGGGTTCGCTGGACTGCTTCCGCATGACCGCCGACGTCACCGAGTACAACCTGCTGCGTTCGGCGACGCGCCTGGAGATGCGCAGCCGCGTCTCGAAGATCGGCATCGGCGAACCGCTCGCCGGTGCCTCGTCGCTCTGCCCGCAGGCGCAGAACGACATCTACTCGCGCGACCTCAACTACTACGTCGGTGCGACGCTCTCGCAGCCCGCGGTGCTGCGCGCCAGCTTCGTGCCCACGCTGACGCTCTACTCCGAACGGCGCTCCGAGTACAACGCCTACCTGCGCACGACGCCCGTCGGTGGCAGCCTCAACCTCGCGCGGGCCATCGGCCGTCGCTCGGCATCGCTGGGCTACACGGTGGAGTACGGCCGAACCGAGGCGCAGCCGGCGCTGTTCTGCGCCGTGTTCAACGCCTGCGAGGACCGCGACCGCGCCGCGCTCGAACGTCCGTTGCGCCTGGCCGTGCTGAGCGGCGGCTCGTCCTACGAGCGCACGAACGATCCGATCGATCCCTCCAACGGCGTGATGGGACGCTTTGAGCTGCGCTACGCGTCGGACGTCGTCGGCGCCGAGAGCGACATCGACTTCGCGCGCGTCACGCTCGACGGCGCCTGGTTCAAGTCGCTCGGTGCCGACGTCACCTTCGCCATGCGCCTGCGCCTCGGGACGGTGTTCGGGTCGGACTTCTCGCTCAGTCGCACGGCGACTTTCGTGCCGCCACAGGAGCGGCTCTACGCCGGTGGCCCGAACTCCGTGCGTGGGTTCCGCCAGAACGAGCTTGGCCCACAGGTGTATATCCCGACGTCGTACGATACCGTCGGCACCGACGGGCTTCCGCGGGCGTCCGTCGCGCCGGGCGATACGGTCTTCCTCCGCGCCAACAGCGCCGAGGTCAACCAGCGCGCCGTGCCCACCGGCGGCAACACCAGCATCGTCGGCAACTTCGAGCTGCGCATCGTGAGTCCGTTCCTGCCCTCGCTGATCAAGTGGACGCTGTTCACCGACGTCGGGGAGCTGTGGAACCGCGGCGTCGGCGTGCGCGGGCTTGGCTTCAAGCAACTCAAGTGGACCCCGGGCGCCGGCATCTCGATTCGTACGCCGATCGGCTTCCTCCGCGCCGACCTCGCGTACAACCAGTACGCGCGCCCGGGTGGCGCCGCGTACTTCGACGCGCCGGTCGCGGCCGGTGGCGCACTGTACTGCGTCAGCCCGACCAACCGCTTGCCGGCCACGCTGCAAGGTGTCGTCCTCGTCCAGGCCAGCGGGAGCTGCCCGGGCAGCTACGTGCCGCGCGCGCAGCGCGACTTCTTCGGGCGTTGGACGCCGTCGATCGCCATCGGGCAGGCCTTCTAG